The Apium graveolens cultivar Ventura chromosome 6, ASM990537v1, whole genome shotgun sequence genome contains a region encoding:
- the LOC141664291 gene encoding cytochrome P450 703A2, which translates to MAEFFFLASIFLSSILVAKITSIWLIKKYKLRTNYKLPPGPARWPIVGNLLQLSQLPHRDFASFCEKYGPLVYLRLGTVDAITTNDPDIIREILLRQDDVFASRPRTLAAIHLAYGCGDVALAPLGPKWKWMRRICMENLLTTKRLESFTKHRADEAQHLVQDVWALAQTGKVVNLREVLGAFSMNNVTRMLLGKQYFGAGSAGPEEAMDFMHITHELFWLLGLIYLGDYLPIWRLVDPYGCEKKMREVEKRVDNFHTRIIEEHRLKKQIEGQIDDGDMDFVDVLLSLPGENGKAHMDDVEIKALIQDMIAAATDTSAVTNEWAMVEVTKHPRVMHKIQEELDSVVGLNRMVLESDLSQLNYLRSVVREVFRMHPAGPFLIPHESTRATKINGYDIPAKTRVFINTHGLGRNTKIWDNINEFRPERHMPSDGSRVEISHGADFKILPFSAGKRKCPGAPLGVTLVLMALARLFHCFDWSPTEGLKHEDIDTKEVYGMTMPKAEPFKAIAKPRLADHMYH; encoded by the exons ATGGCAGAATTTTTCTTCTTAGCTTCAATCTTTCTCTCTTCAATTTTGGTTGCTAAAATTACATCCATATGGCTCATTAAAAAGTATAAACTTCGAACGAATTATAAACTCCCTCCTGGGCCTGCAAGATGGCCCATTGTCGGTAACCTACTTCAATTGAGCCAGTTACCACATAGAGACTTTGCTTCCTTTTGTGAGAAATATGGGCCGCTCGTATACCTCCGTCTTGGTACTGTTGATGCCATTACCACCAATGATCCGGATATCATCCGTGAAATCCTTCTTCGACAGGATGATGTGTTTGCCTCGCGGCCTCGGACCCTAGCCGCCATTCATCTGGCCTATGGGTGCGGTGATGTCGCATTGGCACCACTTGGCCCGAAGTGGAAGTGGATGCGAAGGATTTGTATGGAAAACTTACTAACAACAAAAAGGCTCGAGTCATTTACTAAGCATCGGGCTGATGAAGCACAACATCTTGTTCAGGATGTATGGGCCTTGGCTCAAACTGGAAAGGTGGTGAACTTGAGGGAAGTTTTGGGTGCTTTTTCAATGAATAATGTAACGAGGATGTTACTAGGGAAACAATATTTTGGGGCTGGATCAGCAGGCCCCGAAGAGGCCATGGATTTTATGCATATAACTCACGAACTGTTTTGGCTTCTGGGACTAATTTACCTAGGCGACTATTTACCAATATGGAGACTAGTAGACCCTTACGGGTGTGAGAAGAAAATGAGGGAGGTGGAGAAAAGAGTGGATAATTTTCATACGAGGATCATTGAAGAACATAGATTGAAGAAACAAATTGAAGGACAGATAGATGATGGCGATATGGACTTTGTTGATGTTTTACTGTCGTTACCAGGAGAAAACGGTAAAGCACACATGGATGATGTTGAAATAAAAGCACTAATTCAG GACATGATAGCTGCTGCTACGGATACTTCAGCAGTGACCAATGAATGGGCAATGGTTGAAGTGACTAAGCATCCACGTGTCATGCACAAGATTCAAGAAGAGCTCGATTCAGTTGTAGGCCTCAATAGAATGGTTTTGGAATCTGACTTGTCCCAACTAAATTACCTACGCTCTGTTGTACGTGAAGTTTTCCGCATGCATCCAGCAGGGCCGTTTCTTATACCCCATGAATCCACGCGCGCCACCAAAATCAACGGTTACGATATCCCCGCCAAGACACGTGTCTTCATCAATACACATGGACTTGGCCGAAACACGAAAATATGGGACAATATTAATGAGTTTCGACCAGAGAGGCATATGCCATCTGACGGGAGCCGAGTTGAGATAAGCCATGGAGCTGATTTCAAGATATTGCCATTTAGCGCAGGTAAAAGGAAGTGCCCTGGAGCACCCCTAGGAGTGACACTCGTTCTGATGGCCTTGGCTCGGCTATTCCATTGCTTTGATTGGAGCCCAACTGAAGGGCTGAAACATGAAGATATCGATACAAAGGAGGTTTATGGTATGACAATGCCAAAGGCGGAGCCCTTTAAGGCAATTGCCAAGCCGCGTTTGGCTGATCATATGTATCACTGA
- the LOC141664290 gene encoding uncharacterized protein LOC141664290 — MIHQISITTTSSSFIFSLSFEPKKMVSEPDRTRIEEAVVEILKTGDLETLTEFSIRVMLAERINVDLSDPEAKLLVRRITESYLLLLPDEEDKVVEVVKEQSNCNDLPDNTCTHVCKLSNRRNVSVKKSQGETLVSFSNFYEKDGNEYDGGIILTANQWRALKQGIPAIEEAILQLNSRKRKCEPGISNEVSAIAPQKNFFIERKEAEVCKKVSIDAPQGKNISERKHPEAGDSNASTACGPKEHIPSMRQQKLTDPPVSVANISPNGQVKYNSSTAFHPQRIIPIPNTRLNGRNFSFWMRQISFVLNQLKIAYVLTQPCPDTTLHEEACFEKAAQAKAAAKKWVDDDYLCRVNILNSLSDHIYDQYSKRMLSSKELWEELKLSFDEDFGTKISLVNKYMQYQIIDGVSVLEQVQEFHEIADAIIACGMRIDENFHVSAIVSKLPPSWKECRVKLLKEEWLPLSKLMYTLGVEENCRILHRSYETSTHSKPENKFVSKTTEKKRPCYMCGNEGHISKNCGLHKWVESSRGKNSADVHVTTEVNKISKR, encoded by the exons atgatccATCAAATCTCAATTACCACGACTAGTTCTAGTTTTATATTCTCACTCTCTTTTGAACCGAAGAAGATGGTTTCGGAACCGGACCGGACGAGAATCGAGGAAGCGGTGGTGGAAATCTTAAAAACCGGTGACCTGGAAACACTGACTGAGTTTAGTATCCGAGTTATGCTCGCCGAGCGGATCAACGTCGACTTGAGCGACCCGGAAGCGAAGCTTCTGGTACGTAGAATCACGGAGTCTTATTTGCTTTTGTTACCTGATGAAGAAGACAAAGTTGTTGAGGTCGTGAAAGAGCAGTCGAATTGTAATGACTTGCCTGATAATACTTGTACTCACGTTTGTAAG TTGTCGAACAGGAGGAACGTGTCTGTTAAGAAATCTCAAGGAGAGACTTTGGTGTCGTTCAGTAATTTCTATGAAAAAGATGGAAACGAGTATGATGGAG GGATTATTTTGACAGCAAACCAGTGGCGTGCATTAAAACAAGGTATCCCTGCTATAGAGGAAGCCATTCTACAGTTAAACTCTCGAAAAAG AAAGTGTGAGCCAGGTATATCTAATGAAGTCTCTGCCATTGCTCCTCAAAAGAATTTTTTTATTGAAAGGAAAGAAGCTGAAGTATGTAAGAAAGTCTCTATTGATGCTCCTCAAGGAAAAAATATTAGTGAAAGGAAACACCCTGAAGCAGGTGACTCTAATGCATCGACTGCCTGCGGTCCTAAAGAACATATTCCTTCCATGCGACAACAGAAGCTCACAGATCCACCTGTTTCAGTGGCTAATATCTCTCCAAATGGGCAAGTGAAATATAATTCATCTACTGCCTTTCATCCTCAAAGAATTATTCCGATCCCAAATACCCGTCTTAACGGGAGAAACTTTAGTTTCTGGATGCGTCAGATTTCTTTTGTCTTAAATCAATTGAAAATTGCTTATGTGCTCACTCAGCCTTGTCCAGATACTACACTGCATGAGGAGGCATGTTTTGAAAAAGCTGCTCAAGCCAAAGCTGCTGCGAAAAAGTGGGTTGATGATGATTATCTTTGTCGGGTCAACATCTTGAACTCTTTGTCTGACCATATTTATGATCAATATTCAAAAAGAATGCTTAGCTCTAAAGAACTATGGGAAGAGCTTAAGTTATCTTTTGATGAAGATTTTGGAACAAAGATTTCTCTAGTTAACAAATATATGCAATATCAAATAATTGATGGGGTATCAGTTCTTGAACAAGTCCAAGAATTTCATGAAATTGCAGATGCTATTATAGCTTGTGGAATGAGAATTGATGAAAACTTTCACGTCAGTGCCATTGTTTCCAAGCTTCCACCATCTTGGAAAGAATGTCGTGTGAAGCTGCTGAAAGAAGAGTGGTTACCTTTGAGCAAGTTAATGTATACCTTAGGAGTTGAGGAAAATTGTCGAATTCTCCACAGATCATATGAGACATCTACGCACTCCAAGCCTGAAAATAAATTTGTTTCAAAAACCACGGAGAAAAAAAGGCCATGTTACATGTGTGGGAATGAGGGACACATATCGAAGAACTGTGGCCTCCATAAGTGGGTAGAGTCTAGTAGAGGGAAGAACAGTGCTGATGTACATGTAACCACTGAAGTTAACAAGATATCGAAAAGGTAG